From one Sciurus carolinensis chromosome 9, mSciCar1.2, whole genome shotgun sequence genomic stretch:
- the LOC124993459 gene encoding polyribonucleotide 5'-hydroxyl-kinase Clp1-like isoform X1 — protein MGEEANDDKKPTTKFELERETELRFEVEASQSVQLELLTGMAETFGTELTRNKKFTFDAGAKVAVFTWHGCSLQLSGRTEVAYVSKDTPMLLYLNTHTALEQMRRQTEKEEERGPRVMVVGPTDVGKSTVCHLLLNYAVHLGRRPTYVELDVGQGSVSIPGTMGALYIKRPADVEEGFSTQAPLVYHFGSTTPGTNIKLYNKITSRLADVFNQRCEVNRRASVSGCVINTCGWVKGSGYQALVHAASAFEVDVVVVLDQERLYNELKRDLPHFVRTVLLPKSGGVVEHSKDFRRECRDELIREYFYGFRGCFYPHAFNVKFSDVKIYKVGAPTIPDSCLPLGMSQEDNQLKLVPVTPGRDMVHHLLSVSTAEGTENLSETSVAGFIVVTSVDLEHQVFTVLSPAPRPLPKNFLLIMDIRFMDLK, from the coding sequence ATGGGAGAGGAGGCCAATGATGACAAGAAGCCAACGACTAAATTCGAATTAGAGCGAGAAACAGAACTCCGTTTTGAGGTGGAGGCCTCTCAGTCAGTTCAGCTGGAGTTGCTGACTGGCATGGCAGAGACCTTTGGCACAGAGCTAACCCGAAACAAGAAATTTACTTTTGATGCTGGGGCTAAGGTGGCTGTTTTCACTTGGCATGGCTGTTCTCTGCAACTGAGTGGCCGCACCGAGGTGGCTTATGTTTCCAAGGACACCCCTATGTTGCTTTACCTCAACACTCACACAGCCTTGGAACAGATGCGAAGgcagacagaaaaggaagaagagagaggccCCCGAGTGATGGTTGTGGGCCCCACCGATGTGGGCAAGTCCACAGTGTGTCACCTGCTGCTCAACTATGCAGTGCATTTGGGCCGTCGTCCTACTTACGTGGAGCTGGATGTAGGCCAGGGCTCTGTGTCTATCCCTGGTACCATGGGGGCCCTCTACATTAAACGGCCAGCAGATGTTGAAGAGGGTTTCTCTACCCAGGCCCCTCTGGTGTATCATTTTGGCTCCACCACTCCTGGCACTAACATCAAGCTTTATAATAAGATTACATCTCGTTTAGCAGATGTGTTTAACCAAAGGTGTGAGGTAAACCGAAGGGCATCTGTGAGTGGTTGTGTCATTAACACCTGTGGCTGGGTCAAGGGCTCTGGCTACCAGGCCTTAGTGCATGCAGCTTCAGCTTTTGAGGTGGATGTAGTTGTGGTTCTGGATCAAGAAAGACTGTACAATGAACTGAAACGGGACCTGCCTCATTTTGTACGTACTGTGCTGCTCCCTAAGTCAGggggtgtggtggagcactccaAAGACTTCCGGCGGGAATGTAGGGATGAGCTTATTCGTGAGTATTTCTATGGATTCCGAGGCTGTTTCTATCCCCATGCCTTCAATGTTAAATTTTCAGATGTCAAAATCTACAAAGTTGGGGCACCTACTATCCCAGACTCCTGTTTGCCTTTAGGCATGTCTCAGGAAGACAATCAGCTCAAGCTAGTACCTGTCACCCCTGGCAGAGACATGGTGCACCACCTACTGAGTGTTAGCACTGCTGAGGGTACAGAGAACCTTTCTGAGACAAGTGTGGCAGGCTTCATTGTGGTGACCAGTGTGGACCTGGAGCATCAGGTATTTACTGTCCTGTCTCCAGCCCCTCGCCCATTGCCTAAGAACTTCCTTCTCATCATGGATATCCGGTTCATGGATCTCAAATAG
- the LOC124993459 gene encoding polyribonucleotide 5'-hydroxyl-kinase Clp1-like isoform X2, producing the protein MGEEANDDKKPTTKFELERETELRFEVEASQSVQLELLTGMAETFGTELTRNKKFTFDAGAKVAVFTWHGCSLQLSGRTEVAYVSKDTPMLLYLNTHTALEQMRRQTEKEEERGPRVMVVGPTDVGKSTVCHLLLNYAITSRLADVFNQRCEVNRRASVSGCVINTCGWVKGSGYQALVHAASAFEVDVVVVLDQERLYNELKRDLPHFVRTVLLPKSGGVVEHSKDFRRECRDELIREYFYGFRGCFYPHAFNVKFSDVKIYKVGAPTIPDSCLPLGMSQEDNQLKLVPVTPGRDMVHHLLSVSTAEGTENLSETSVAGFIVVTSVDLEHQVFTVLSPAPRPLPKNFLLIMDIRFMDLK; encoded by the exons ATGGGAGAGGAGGCCAATGATGACAAGAAGCCAACGACTAAATTCGAATTAGAGCGAGAAACAGAACTCCGTTTTGAGGTGGAGGCCTCTCAGTCAGTTCAGCTGGAGTTGCTGACTGGCATGGCAGAGACCTTTGGCACAGAGCTAACCCGAAACAAGAAATTTACTTTTGATGCTGGGGCTAAGGTGGCTGTTTTCACTTGGCATGGCTGTTCTCTGCAACTGAGTGGCCGCACCGAGGTGGCTTATGTTTCCAAGGACACCCCTATGTTGCTTTACCTCAACACTCACACAGCCTTGGAACAGATGCGAAGgcagacagaaaaggaagaagagagaggccCCCGAGTGATGGTTGTGGGCCCCACCGATGTGGGCAAGTCCACAGTGTGTCACCTGCTGCTCAACTATGCA ATTACATCTCGTTTAGCAGATGTGTTTAACCAAAGGTGTGAGGTAAACCGAAGGGCATCTGTGAGTGGTTGTGTCATTAACACCTGTGGCTGGGTCAAGGGCTCTGGCTACCAGGCCTTAGTGCATGCAGCTTCAGCTTTTGAGGTGGATGTAGTTGTGGTTCTGGATCAAGAAAGACTGTACAATGAACTGAAACGGGACCTGCCTCATTTTGTACGTACTGTGCTGCTCCCTAAGTCAGggggtgtggtggagcactccaAAGACTTCCGGCGGGAATGTAGGGATGAGCTTATTCGTGAGTATTTCTATGGATTCCGAGGCTGTTTCTATCCCCATGCCTTCAATGTTAAATTTTCAGATGTCAAAATCTACAAAGTTGGGGCACCTACTATCCCAGACTCCTGTTTGCCTTTAGGCATGTCTCAGGAAGACAATCAGCTCAAGCTAGTACCTGTCACCCCTGGCAGAGACATGGTGCACCACCTACTGAGTGTTAGCACTGCTGAGGGTACAGAGAACCTTTCTGAGACAAGTGTGGCAGGCTTCATTGTGGTGACCAGTGTGGACCTGGAGCATCAGGTATTTACTGTCCTGTCTCCAGCCCCTCGCCCATTGCCTAAGAACTTCCTTCTCATCATGGATATCCGGTTCATGGATCTCAAATAG